Proteins co-encoded in one Camelus bactrianus isolate YW-2024 breed Bactrian camel chromosome 6, ASM4877302v1, whole genome shotgun sequence genomic window:
- the LOC123617099 gene encoding uncharacterized protein LOC123617099: MVRRLSPPVLPEASSMAASGKTGRRARDKIHHRATHDTSAATSHRTRATTSDQTSATATGQTSASPGPATCAAAFRSRWADGAHRHLRKGCDAGRGGANAPNSPAAVLGCLTAEISELAGNADGDKKKMQIPHPTPPPPTSPNSRHLQPAIHSNEDFNKLLEDVIISQGGVVPNIQPKLLTNKTSTPSWQKVSTSGKKSSQTSKEYGGNLLPTTSTQSSPPHPSPNKGPLNPSPKDLSE; encoded by the coding sequence ATGGTGCGCCGCCTCTCTCCGCCTGTTCTTCCAGAGGCTTCCAGCATGGCGGCCTCTGGCAAGACAGGGCGCAGGGCCCGCGATAAGATTCACCACAGGGCCACCCACGACACCTCAGCCGCAACCAGCCACCGGACCAGGGCTACAACCAGCGACCAGACCAGCGCCACAGCCACTGGCCAGACCAGCGCAAGCCCAGGTCCGGCTACCTGCGCGGCGGCCTTCCGTTCCAGGTGGGCGGACGGAGCGCACCGGCACTTACGCAAGGGCTGCGACGCCGGGCGAGGGGGCGCTAATGCACCCAACTCCCCGGCTGCAGTGCTGGGGTGCCTCACTGCGGAGATCTCAGAGCTGGCGGGAAACGCAGACGGGGACAAGAAGAAGATGCAGATACCCCACCCCACGCCACCTCCCCCTACCAGCCCCAACTCCCGGCACCTGCAGCCGGCCATCCACAGCAATGAAGATTTCAACAAGCTTCTGGAAGACGTGATTATCTCCCAGGGAGGCGTCGTGCCCAACATCCAGCCCAAGCTGCTGACCAACAAGACCAGCACACCCAGCTGGCAGAAGGTATCCACCAGCGGCAAGAAGTCCTCCCAGACCTCCAAGGAGTACGGAGGGAACCTGCTCCCCACCACCAGCACCCAgtcctcccctcctcacccctcccccaacaaaggCCCTTTAAACCCCTCACCAAAAGACCTTTCAgaataa